A single region of the Lycium barbarum isolate Lr01 chromosome 2, ASM1917538v2, whole genome shotgun sequence genome encodes:
- the LOC132627928 gene encoding ent-kaurene oxidase isoform X2, producing MTEKKPHKTFTKWAETYGPIYSIKTGANTIVVLNTNELAKEAMVTRYSAISTRKLTNALKILTCDKNMVAISDYDEFHKTVKRHVLTSVLGPTAQKSYRIHRDTLIKNVSKQLHDLVRNDPNKVVNLRKTFQSELFGLALKQALGKDLESIYVEELDATLPKEELLKILVLDIMEGAIDVDWRDFFPYLKWVPNKSFENRIQQKHLRREAVMKALIIEQRKRINSGEELNSCIDYLLSEAKTLTEKQILMLLWEAIIETSDTTVVSTEWAMYELAKDPKRQEQLFLEIQNVCGSNKITEEKLCQLPYLCAVFHETLRKHSPVPIVPLRYVHEDTQLGGYHVPRGAEIAINIYGCNRDKKVWESPEEWKPERFLDGKYDPMELQKTMAFGAGKRVCAGAFQAMTISCTTIARLIQEFEWSLKEGEEENVATMGLTTHKLHPMQAHIKPRN from the exons GCTATGGTGACTAGATATTCAGCCATCTCAACCAGAAAGCTAACAAACGCATTGAAAATCCTTACTTGTGACAAGAATATGGTTGCAATAAGTGATTATGATGAGTTTCACAAGACAGTGAAGCGCCACGTGTTGACCAGTGTTCTAGGACCAACTGCTCAG AAAAGCTACCGCATCCACAGGGACACCTTGATAAAAAATGTGTCTAAGCAACTGCATGATTTGGTTAGGAACGATCCTAACAAAGTAGTTAATCTCAGGAAGACATTTCAGTCAGAACTTTTTGGTTTGGCATTGAAACAA GCTTTGGGAAAGGATCTTGAGTCTATTTATGTGGAGGAACTCGATGCCACTTTGCCAAAAGAAGAATTACTCAAGATCTTAGTACTTGATATAATGGAAGGTGCAATTGATGTGGACTGGAGAGATTTCTTCCCCTATTTAAAGTGGGTTCCTAATAAAAGCTTTGAGAATAGAATTCAGCAAAAACATCTACGCAGGGAAGCAGTGATGAAGGCCCTAATAATAGAGCAACGAAAACGTATTAACTCGGGAGAG GAACTGAACAGTTGTATCGACTACTTGTTATCTGAAGCTAAGACATTAACAGAGAAGCAAATTCTAATGTTGCTTTGGGAGGCAATTATTGAAACATCAGACACAACAGTGGTGAGCACTGAATGGGCTATGTATGAATTAGCGAAAGATCCAAAACGACAG GAGCAActctttttggaaattcaaaATGTTTGTGGATCGAACAAGATCACAGAAGAGAAACTTTGCCAACTTCCATACCTATGTGCTGTTTTTCATGAAACATTGAGAAAGCATAGTCCTGTACCTATTGTTCCTCTACGATATGTCCACGAAGACACGCAACTAGGAGGATACCATGTTCCTCGGGGAGCTGAG ATCGCAATAAATATATACGGTTGCAATAGGGACAAGAAAGTGTGGGAGAGTCCTGAAGAGTGGAAGCCTGAGAGATTTCTTGACGGCAAGTATGATCCAATGGAATTGCAGAAGACAATGGCATTTGGGGCTGGAAAAAGGGTATGTGCTGGTGCTTTTCAAGCAATGACAATTAGTTGCACAACTATTGCTagattgatacaagagtttgaATGGAGCCtaaaagaaggagaagaagaaaatgtTGCAACAATGGGTCTTACTACTCATAAACTTCACCCAATGCAAGCTCATATCAAGCCAAGAAATTAA